A window of Pieris rapae chromosome 22, ilPieRapa1.1, whole genome shotgun sequence genomic DNA:
ataatacattttgaacaGTATTTATCCACAACTAATGTAACACTTGAGGCGAAGGATGTTCTGCTGCATAAGCAAGTACAGAATGTATCAAATCAGGCTGCTTATGACGTCAACGGAACAATCTAGTTACCAAATTTATTGAATCGTATTTTGAATGGGTATGAAGAATTCTACAATGAGACTGTTTTGAGAAAATGGGACAATTGCTCAATTTTATAACCGAGCATAGATTCATGAGAGGCTCTatcatatattacaaaaattgcATCTTATTCTCGTTCTCAggatgaaatatttttctaagagTTTCAGAAAAGATGTAGACAGACGAGTGGAAGTTTTCAGGAAAACCGTTTCCATTTTGAGGATAGTTATACCCCTTTAATGAAGAAATAAGCGAGCGAATTTTCTAAATCTGGACAAGGACGGAATGATACACGAGAGGGAAGAACCTTCTTGAAGCCATGCTGAACACTCTAGAACGCCGTATGACGAGACAAAATTTGCGAAAGAGTTGCGAACTAACGCCACCAATTCTGCCTAGAGAGATCTAGATCATCATTCTTTAACTTGTGAGGTATGTAGTGGCTGCTGCCGGTGATTGCCTTTTTGTCtttgtttaaagaaagaaaatcccCAAAATTGTGAAAATTTGGCAGCCGTGTGTGATTGGTAATGAGCATTCTTGTTTGACTATTTCTCAAAACTTCTTTAAGAAACCAATATCCCATGCATGTATTTCCAATTCTTCTGGCTATTTTTCTTGTTGTTGAATCATGGTTGAATATTATAGATAGTTGTCCTTCATATAGACATGCCTATCATGCCTTCAACTTATTTACTAGCTGTATTTTGTTCTAAGAGCATTTGTTTAAGTAAATGACTGCTATGTTGTCTACTAATCTTTgccatttatattaaagacaTATTCTGTTGAATAATTCCAAATATTTACTCTAGAACAGCTGTAAGCAGTTTTGGTGATAACAGGTCGCCCACCAGTGAATCAAATGCCTTGTGGTAGGCTGCAAAGCAccagtaatattaaatattatattcttgcACATTTTGGCCATCTGTCTAGCAATGTGCATGTGAGCACACAGTCAAGAAGTTTTTTCTGTAGCCTGTCTGCTTTAGTCGTTAATATTCATccaaatttttaaagatacaGCTTAAAATTAGGCTTATGGGCCTATAAATGCCAATGTCATCTATGTTTCCTTTTTTGTGTGATAGATAGATTTTGTGCTGTTTTGGAATAGCTCCTGTCTGTTTCCAGGATTATATTGaagattttagttttagtttgtaaGATTGATAACTAGATTATTTGTTGTAGTTTTATGGCTTCTTCTTCCTCCAGCATTTTCTAATAGGTTCTCTAAAGTCTCTTTGAACACTAATTCTGAGATCTTTGCTTGGTTGAAAAATGACTGCTACTGCTAGTgttgtttgtataatttttggtcattttatttttttctcttttctgCCAGTATATGTTTTTCTATTCCATATACTTGTGTTCACTTACTAAATTTACTTAGAATATTTAAGAGTATACTGCAGgcttttagtatatatagttaatGTTGATGGCTTAGTAAACAAGGCTGCATTTTACTCCTCTGCAAATTATGACACGACTGGTGAGTATGATCctataacaaaattacaatTGGTTAACATATTGTTAATTCATTTTCGAATACTCTTTAGATATGCTAAAGGCcactcaaaaaatatttcaattaaaagagcaatcaaaataaaactaaattttgtctaaactaaactaatcaCCGTTCAGAACGTTAATTgattctgtatatatatatatatatatatatctcgaAAGTATATCTTCCCTTTACAACCAACTAAACTAGAagtgtcaaaataaaataccagtttgttttattttcacagTTCTCTCTAGtcagtaaatattatacgAATATAATGGACTAGAAGCGCAAATTACTAaagtatacaaattaataaaaacaatatggaGTCGCGTATTTCAATCGTTTgcaattctaaaataaaatctgagGAACTATACCTTTTAAGTCAgtccaaaatatatttttttcctttactgtaAATACATCTTGAACACATTCCGGTTTTAGTCTAATTTCAATCTGCCTTCAGGAAGAAGGCACAAAAACATttctaagtaaaataattcaacTCTTGACTCCATCTTGTGAATGCTGTAACAGTGTAACTAAACTGGAATCATGAATGTTCGAATAAAGTgcttattacactatgcgatattcagactgacttagtaagactgtcttaaaatctaattagcaagctcgctattacactagactgaataccgcatgctaactcatttttactcatttgcaaAGCGTACGTAGTCGGTGACGGATGTCGCCATGCGACGTAAGAAACTACCTTAGAGTAGGAGCTGCCGAGTttgaatgactattaaaatgttatattagtaatttatattattatatgtaatttaatagatactccatacattcaatatggcaataaaaatggcatgtctcggtacaaatcaagaacaaaaccaggctggcacactttagtatgttgtcattagagaatcgcagaaaattaattaaatttattgacacatcgtttgcagctaagatattctataataagattgattgtccgaaccttctttctaaatttaagagtcatgtttgtttttaccaatgtatcagtgtgtcgagcgttggctaactttatctataaaaaataaaaaacattccaaagtacttttttttcttgcgaACACGCCATGGTGCACGCGGCCACAGAAAACAATCATGTACAAACGTCTTTGCTCTGCGACTGCCGCGCGCTGACTGAATGATTTAGCGTgctaagtcttattacactacacgatattcagcaagtaagccagtaagcaccgccgaacccattcggtcggtctaattagacaggctaactggctaactcttattacactaGGCTGAATCTTAAtaagactgtctgaatatcgcgtggtgtaataagcctttaaATGAACAATGGATCAACTAAGAACCAGTGTGACCAGATTTTATTTGACGAATCTACAATCTACTGCTTGTGGAAGATAAAAAACGATTTCTACTAACAAAATACCAAAAAATCTACGTGTTACAACGTAAAACATGAATGTTTTCTTGATAAgacgataaaataataaaatggttGAAAAGCAGCAAGTTCAAAGGCAAACATTATGCTGAAATTCAACCCAGGATCACCAGTAAACCATGGTTCTTTAAAgctaaaagttaaaatattaaaaaatatatcaacaagaataattaattaagaatgaCATGCCACACATTAATGTATCTTGTGAGAAATGCTGAAATATCCTTTCATATTCCTCTAAAGATGCCACTCTACTGAGTACTTTACAGTTGCATGCTTTACAATGAGttcacgtagttttgtttGCCTTAGATTTAGATCACAAACTTATGATCGACGGATCTTGCCACCATTCTTCGTGATATCATTGTGTAaatttacgttttattttaaacttaacaatattatacctcaataaattttaaaaagaaattatcatGTGAATACACTTGATAAAACcacattttattagttttattctcaattatactttatttttcatacaaatagcccattattaattaaaaccgaGTGGCAACATCGTCACTGTTTAGTTttgtagcgtatcgtagatacgcactaaaaatgtacatactgttTGGTGTAGTAgtttctatacgattttgatgtatgtggcaacataaatactggacactaagaaaagaataaaacagacgtcactcagaacagacttttaagatgagtgagcatgtattttttcctttgagcgtttctattagaatataaattaatcaccgttgtttgtgaagtaatatatcaatttaacaaagataaaaatgggttgtgatttataaaaatatagaacatcccataaatggtgaccccgacgtgatcagtttattatatatatttctataaattcaCAATACAGTGAAGTGTGAACTCTGAAATGtgaatgtttaaaataccTGTGGATGTTTTACTAAATCTGTGGAGCCTGGTGTCATGTAATTgcacttttatattatagattgcTTGCTACTCTAACGGCTTACAGCCCATACTCGTTGTTTTCTATTTTCCAGTTTCCACTGAATATtcaaataacttaatatttagaCTAAATGGATCCACTAGAAGACGAGATATGTCATGGATGCTTAGATTCTGaaagaaaattatcaaacCTACATGATTGTAGTCTCAAGGAATGTttcaaacttattttaaaaaaagctacagtaagtacaatataaataatattttagaaaaatttatagaattttgtttgaaaatttgtcgacacgaatattaattatagctGATTGAGAGATCTTCAATAATTAAGgtgtttaaaatactttttttaaagaaacttaCTTTTCATTTCAGGTTTCTATGGAAACTATCCAACTATGTTTTGAATGTGTGGCTATACTCATAAAGATTAAGAGATTTCAAGAAAAAGTTATAAGTTCAGAAAATCTTTGGAAGTCAATGAAgaaggtaatatttatttattttgttgatatttaactaatttttaacAGAGTTCATAAAGGttgatattgttttgtaattaaaataaaacttaatgtaGGCTAATTTCTCACCTGATGATTGTACTTTATTTTTCCACCCTTCCCAATCAGtttcattgataatttttctatatatgtgTTTATAATAGATATGACATTGTGTGCCCAACTCATTtgagttttataataacataacttTGGTTTTTAAACTCTATAAGTAGTTACTTTTACACTACTTACTACACTATTATAATACTGCTTCTATTGAATaggaaaaatacataaatttcatCTGAATAGCTTATCAAATAACTAGTGAAGGTATGCcattaaaagtatttcttcttttaattacatttttccatTACCTCATGCTCATCTTactttgtttgtaatatataccAAACAGCAATATGCACTGCTATGTCTATTTAaagagtttttaattaactaatggcaaaaacaatttttttaatacataatgaaTGGAAATATTACAGTATAAAATTTTTCAAGAAAAGCCATGTAAGCCcctttatcaattaaaaactaaatcagtttAATTTCACTCTCTTGAACAGCAGTAATCTTTCCTTTTTCTGTCTAATTGTGTTTAGTCTATgatataaagaaacaaatgagcactttagttaatattgacattgttttattgtatatatagaaCGTTTTATCTatgtcattaattatttatattaaactatttacaattttagaaCACATTACAATCTCAAACCagcttacaaaaaaaaactctctttaatttttcattattacaaCACACAAGTGCAGAGAATTGTGAAATAATACGAACATCCctaatcataaaaaatgaaaatgatgaTTTTGAAGAGACGGATAGGGATGATTTCAAACAAGAGATTGAAGACTTTAGTGTAGAAACGGACATAATAAATGAAGACTTAAAACTAGATTTATTGAAAGACCTCACTGAGAGAAACATTTATACTGAGGTGAAATTGAGTAGAGAggaaattgaaaaagaaagggaggaaataaaaataagtgatGCTTATGTCAATGCTATGCTTAAGTGTGAGTTGTGTATAActacatttacaaataatgaaGATCTTAAAGAACATATAAGTGACAAACATGGtgatgtaagtattttttatttaattttaattaattcaatctattatatataatttaatatatgggctatttcaatatcatgacATTAACCATAATTCAAGTCCTGGAACCTTGTTAACTAAAAACAGTTATTGTTGTGTCACAGATTCAAATCTGTATTACCCACTAAAAGAAATTAGAAATTGTCTTAAGTATTCTGGTtactaaaactttttgaaCAAGACATAGGTTGGAGCCTTAAATGATTGTAACTACACCCATAGTCTCTCTGGTCTACTTTGAGTTGTGAAAGGTGCagtgaaagaaataaaatttaattgaatatgttGCTGTAATCTAATGTATAagtgttttgtatatataagttCTAAGCAGTCTATATAAGGGCAttctttcttaaaaggccgaaaACACATTTGTGAGAATCTGGTTGTGCCTTGATGGAGGTCGTGTGTGTCTAGAAGCTATCATTTCAGATCAGATGAGgcttctgcccgtttgaccTGTTCTATGAACAGTTAAACCTAgattaagattaattttagtcttcacagcatttataaatacagatacaaatacaaaataagttaaactatgttttgttttcagaAAACCAAATACATCTGTACAATATGCAAGTGCACATTTAATTCTGCCATATCATTTAAATACCACACAGATAGACATAAAAAACGTTATCAGTGCATGGTCTGTAACATAAGATTTTCATACAGAAGGGATGTCATCAAACATTTCAATCTTGTACACTGTCATgggtatgttttatttatttatttatttacccttTATCGccttattattgttttacctATTTATCTGTGAAACCATTTCTCATAATTTAGACTGTGCaactatttagtttaataacttttaaacaataattaatagcaaaggtataaaatactttatacatatttattttcatattgatTGTAAGATTTTCTTTGTACTTGTTGACTTGTACTACCAGAaagatttacaatatattaccAATTGAaatcattatacatattattagattAGTGGCTGGTGTTGCATAGCTTCTTTCattctatgtatattatatggcAAGGCTTAACTTCTGTGTAATTAAAAGGACCTTGGTCTGTCCAGCAAGTAGGTGGTCGGCCTTTAAAACACGCAAAGTACGCAAAAGCCAGTAGACTAACAGTCatcgtaaatatttacaatttagttTAACACGACActacaatatgtataattgCAGTTGTTTTCtacttaatgtatatattttaatgttaccataatgtatatttaacaagtctttttattatttcagagtagaaaatatatcttttgagAATGGTACACAAGAGAGACTAGAAGCACCAGCAGatatgtaaatatcttttgttaattaatttttaaatttgtcaaattaatttactaaaaaaggaaaatttgAAATGTCATTAGTTTATAGTAAAATCTCCGAAACAACTTAATGGAtctcccttgaatagtttactgctatgtaatatataaaaaaccttagccacagcaacgcttggccgagtctgctagtttaatataaaggaagaataacaaaaaccttaataaaccttttttatctgttaaaagatttacaattattaaatagcgtacaaattcttaaaaggccggcaacgcactcgcgagccctctagcatcgagagtgtccatgggcggcggtatcacttaacatcatgagcctcctgcccgtttgcccccggttctataaaaaaaaaaccctttCAGCGATAAGCAAGATCTATTCTCGTGTGACGTGTGTGAGAAGTCATTTAGATGGAAGGCGTCTTTGCGAAAGCACATGGAAGGGCATCGCATCGCGAGTGGACAAAAACGGAAGCCATACTGTGAGCCATGCAAGtacgtgttattttttttatttactttagttttttttagcagtgttggcctagtggcttcagcgtgcgactctcatacctgaggtcgtaggttcgatccccggcttgGACCAATAGACTTTGGACTTcttctcgaacggtgaaggaaaacatagtgaggaaactgacatgtcttagacccaaaaagtcgacggcgtgtgtcaggcactggaggctgatcacctacttgcctaaattattactaaatgatttactaaaataaccatgaaacagattcaaaaatctgaggccaagacctaaaggggttgtagtgccactgatttatttattttatttttaatgtattctaGTTCTAgtctatttatgtatttggtTTTTTCTGCTTCATATATGAAGTATTAtacgtattatataatatatattatataattatgtatacatatattgtttatctatgtaatatatttggctttctgtattgtcttatatgtataagtataagctgtaattacttataatctatatctatactaatattataaagaggaaaggtttgattttttgtttgtttgtatgaattgaataggctccgaaactacttggcagatttgaaaaattctttcactgttggaaagctacatcattcctgtgtgacataggctatatttcattttcaaaaaaaataggcatccttactaaaattacgataacattaacatttgtttattatttgataaaattctaacagatggcgctgagttaaaggtagtttataatatcttaaatggAAAAGcgattagatatttttttaccttaaaataaactttattctaCTTAAACGAAGTCGTGGGCATCGACtagttacttataattaaaagtaatcaggtgagcctcctgcccgtttgcccgctgttctataaaaaaagtagaaaaaatttataacattaatattattgtttaatacttATGTTTTACAGCTGTGTATTgtcgtaatttatttgatttaaacttACCAAATATAATTAGGTGTTCCTGAAGTCGATTTCCACAAATTACTAGTCTTTTGGTGAGATTCAGTGTGGGGTCTTTTAATATgcttttgtatgtaaaattctaAACTTTTTTGATGTACGGAAGTCAGATTAGCCGATGTCTAAAAACACATGATGCAAAATTTCATACATAATGGATTGTTTCAGAATACACTTTGCAACCACAGCAAATCTAAAGAAACATGTCCGGATGAGCTCCAAGCATCAAATACAATTGAAATTAAGGTTAGATTAGAATACATTAccttaatattcttaaaatttttaaaatgttttttacgccggctttttctctcggccaacaccctctgtcttctttgccgatgagtagggatgccaacaggctcgaatttaatgacgtggaataagtgataccatgatcttatgttccaaaataaacgttttttttttaaagaaacttaattttaatactaacatttacttattaaaaaaatgttttagaaaACTCAAAGATTCCAACGAAGACAAAACAGATGCGATAAAGGAAATTCGCAGCTCAGTAAATAGTGCACGTGAAACGTACTCGTGCTCACAGTGTGATAAGAAGTTTCAATGGCACGGGAATTTAATGAGGCATATGAATAGTCACAGGGCAAagtaagtatttccgaaccaattcgacttagggtccttcaagaaaagagcgtaccaattcttaaaaggtcggcaacgcactcgcgagccctctggcattgagtgtccatgggcggcggtatcacttaacatcaggtgagcctcctgcccgtttgcccccggttctataaaaaaaaaaaagtatctgGACTCATACCTAAGAATTTGTTGCGTTTGtacctaattttaaataatatataaatatttgtttttaatgttaaataaaatataaagatgattctagttgcctcTTCCAAAAGCTAGTTTTGTGTGAAGAGGAAGGGGCAAGAAACTCCTTTCTAACTTAGAACaaaggttattattattagtttttgagATACAAATGTAGGTACTTAAAttcaattgattttaataaattttatttatttaatatattattggttATATAggaacaaatattatattgtgtaagAGGCAGGCTTGTTCATTGCACGTTTAAAGAGAGATTTGAGGAATTTGACCACGCCTTTTATTAACtgcgagcagtgttggcctagtggcttcagcgtgcgactctaatacctgaggtcgtaggttcgatccccggctgtgcaatggactttctttctatgtgcgcattttaatatttactcgaacggtgaaggaaaacatcgtgtgaggaaaccgatttatcttattttatttatcttagacccaaaaaaagtcaacgacgtgtgtcaggcactggaggctgatcacctacttgcctattagatttaaaaattgattatgaaagaggttgtagtgccactaattttttttttaatttttatgaactGCGTAATATTGCGGCattatatttcatcatttccATACTATcgaattatgatatttttattgtaataagatttttttccgCAGAgacttaatacaaatataatttcaggGCATCTGGTGAATTAGTGTGTATGCCGTGCAATCGTTCTTTCTCTTCTATAGCAACATATCAACAACATATGAAGATCAGCAAAAAACATGTCTCGGAGAATGATTTTAAGTAAGTATGactcaatttaaaaacattgtaaaacattacatatatttagaagaaaattatttgGTTATAAGGAaacatttatatcaaaattatattctcTTATGGAAAAATGTTGCTCAATgtatgagaaaaaaaatactgcaattCTATccaattacaaactaatttACTCactgatattaatttataaaaagtatcaaatattatgaaattattttaaagcctTAGAAATAGAgcaagcaataaataataaatcatttaaagtcCAAggaaaacacaaaatattttaacttatagaGGTTATAAGTTATCAAGGGTCTATGTTAgggataatttaataaaggtaggtatgtacatatgtatttacccttattcctatttttatttaaaactagcagactcggccaagcgttgctgtggctaaggtttttgttatattacatagtagttaactattcaagggaaacggtaggagaacttatgtgaaaggttggtacttttaacacagcgccatctgttagaattgtatcaaataataaacaaatgttaatgttatcgtaattttagtaaggatgcctattttttttgaaaatgaaatatagccgatgtcactcaggaatgatgtagctttccaacagtgaaagaatttttcaaatctgccaagtagtttcggagcctattcaattcatacaaacaaacaaaaaatcaaacctttcctctttataatattagtatagatagtATAGATAGGAATAAGGGTACATACATATGTACATACCTACCCTTATATTTCAGAACTAAGCGTGCTTACACATACAAAACATGGATGGCTGTACAGTCTGtgtttatcttatatctttaaacgagcaattcttgtatataaatatataattggaatctcggaatcggctccaacaattttcatgaaatttagtatacagagggtttcgggggcgataaatcgattatgctaggaatcatttctagaaaatgtcattttatttgtgttttatcaacttaaacatagaattgctcgtttaaagatgtcagtgaaataaaaacttaaatatgaatataattatctttattcgataattatattcatatttcataattttattagttgtatattttttttttttcattgacaGGTACATGTGCAGCGATTGTGGGAAGCGTTTCGCTGATAAGACTCGCCTTAAGGATCATATAGATTGGGAGCATTTGAAGATTTTTAAGCACACATGTAGCGATTGTCAAAAAGTGAGTATATCCAACTATTCTTCttctaaagaaaaacacttttttacggattatagttatgtattattgtatttaaacttataattatttagacataattttaaattatattatatatattcttcttcttcttcttcttctatatttattagttaaacctattgtggatacatccaatgtgtttattttatgttttatttttaactttgttttatggaaaaaaaataactaaagcgcagtagtgattaacgataaatattaaaattaatcaaaaagattttatttaaaagaaaaaatattagcaaATACTATCACcttcgtatatgaaattgatttaaaaacatcaaaagaatatttatttattcacactgtttaattgtacttttacgaaacacatatacataaaaatagtaaaaaatataaaatctaaatataaaaatattagaatatacaacttgaacatagttatcgatttccatgctacctagacctaacttgaCGATGTcgaatgtatataatataatgtttaataactaaaaaacagcgttaatgttttaattattaatttattttattattgtttatattgttatttgtgtgtgtttcAGGCGTTTAAAACCCGTACATCGTTATATCTCCACAAGCAAGTGGTTCATCAGAAGGAGACAAGCGAACACCTATGCGATACGTGCGGAAAACATTTTCCAGTGAGTTTTTATGCAACAAAATATAACCCTGTATTTCCGATAAAgttagtgtccatgggcggtatttttttttacttggggaaatgcattgcgAGCCTTATAAGGGTTATATGGAACTCGTTATTGTgaatacccactaaaaccccaaggctccaccaacaatcgcctcaTGCGGGATGCGGTGGTATtgcttaacatcagataagcctcCGAAAGGTTTTTTCCATATCTAATAGGAGTATTAGATATGAAAAAAACCTTTCGGTGGCTGAGATTCAGAAACATTACATCGTTTTTAATTACACGATTGTCCGTTTGGTGGCGCCAAATTTGCAGAGTCTGGTTCTAGTCACCGATTTCCATCACTCATGTGTGTCGGCCTTTTCTGCGTGCTTTTGACAAGTTATACTTGGTGCTGTCACATTTCTGAATCCCACCCTAGGTCACGAATGGGTGACGTAATTTGACTTAAACTCAAGAATATCAAATCGTATTTTTCAACTTGGTGGGACAGTCTCCCGCCTACTATGATTGTTTTGTTATGGGCGTGGTCCGTGTTGAATTTAATTCACGTATCGTCTGTTGACGTTCAtcaatttttacttttcagaATCACTCCAAATTACGTATACACATACGTGCGGTTCACTCGTCGGTAGCGGCCTATAAATGTACGAGTTGTGGTGCGAAATTCGCCTGGCACTCGTGTTTGTCGAGACATATGCGTAGGCTTCATAAGAAACATGTCTAGATGAAATTTAGTTTATGGTATCACAGTTCAAAAATCTTTTGATAGTCTATATGTACGTCATATACGTATACATACGTAAACTGTCGCCCgttgttaaaataaacactttgCAAGTGCTACAGCAAACTTTTATTGCTGATATAATTGAAGGgaaatgagcagtgttggcctagtggcttcagcgtgcgactctcatacctgaggtcgtaggttcgagcccGGCTGTATAtttccttatatggaaattgtattcgtttttacaacaaactcccaagcgaaattagagaactgtcactaaataaattcaaagcccttgttaaaagtaaataaattaataaagccttttataaatgtgacgaatacctaaatgatcctaatccttgggattgatttgctccagttcaaacgatttgtattaaaaacttggcgattgaaaagagtgggggaaagtttcttgccagttcttcttacccgctctacgtccttgacttgcgaactggtggtaaatgtaaatttacgattaatttaatttgtttttcttgacgttcataagtgtacatgtttacctaaatgaataaagatattatgactatgactatgacaGTGGTAAATCTGCATCTAAGGGAAATGCATTAGCATATTTGCTTCTAAGCATTTTATTAACCGTTATA
This region includes:
- the LOC110999142 gene encoding zinc finger protein 431 produces the protein MDPLEDEICHGCLDSERKLSNLHDCSLKECFKLILKKATVSMETIQLCFECVAILIKIKRFQEKVISSENLWKSMKKNTLQSQTSLQKKTLFNFSLLQHTSAENCEIIRTSLIIKNENDDFEETDRDDFKQEIEDFSVETDIINEDLKLDLLKDLTERNIYTEVKLSREEIEKEREEIKISDAYVNAMLKCELCITTFTNNEDLKEHISDKHGDKTKYICTICKCTFNSAISFKYHTDRHKKRYQCMVCNIRFSYRRDVIKHFNLVHCHGVENISFENGTQERLEAPADIDKQDLFSCDVCEKSFRWKASLRKHMEGHRIASGQKRKPYCEPCKIHFATTANLKKHVRMSSKHQIQLKLRKLKDSNEDKTDAIKEIRSSVNSARETYSCSQCDKKFQWHGNLMRHMNSHRAKASGELVCMPCNRSFSSIATYQQHMKISKKHVSENDFKYMCSDCGKRFADKTRLKDHIDWEHLKIFKHTCSDCQKAFKTRTSLYLHKQVVHQKETSEHLCDTCGKHFPNHSKLRIHIRAVHSSVAAYKCTSCGAKFAWHSCLSRHMRRLHKKHV